From a region of the Thermus albus genome:
- a CDS encoding LptF/LptG family permease codes for MLGRYVLREVLIPYLVGVVLFVALLTFDLLSSLSGVLLSRGVGVEAILKLILYRLPWTLSLALPLGLVFAILVGLARLIRSSELKAAYAAGVPPWALLKPLALLALLVSLFNLLNLAELRPRALEAYDRHLAHLLYGEGAYSGVLRQQLYAPPGLGVYYAEEVRPEVGQNRLFGLRVVDERGRVYSAQEGVWDREGWQFRGYVWDGEGPKPFAGLLPFPVEFRPKESLGSRDPYDSTTLWELWQRSQVEPSARFAFHRRLADALGGFFLGLVAAALGLAFREAAWAFLSIVLLIFGYYVLWTLSAQLARYDVNPLFAYLPNGLYALLGLYLVWRLR; via the coding sequence GTGCTGGGGCGGTACGTCCTTAGGGAGGTCTTGATCCCCTACCTGGTGGGGGTGGTGCTCTTCGTGGCCCTCCTCACCTTTGACCTCCTCTCCAGCCTCTCCGGGGTGCTCCTGAGCCGAGGGGTTGGGGTGGAGGCCATCCTCAAGCTCATCCTCTACCGCCTACCCTGGACCCTGAGCCTAGCCCTTCCCTTGGGCCTGGTCTTCGCCATCCTGGTGGGCCTGGCCCGCCTCATCCGAAGTTCGGAGCTGAAGGCGGCCTACGCTGCGGGCGTACCCCCCTGGGCCCTCCTAAAACCCCTGGCGCTTTTGGCCCTTCTGGTGAGCCTTTTCAACCTCCTCAACCTGGCGGAGCTCCGCCCTAGGGCCCTCGAGGCCTACGACCGGCACCTGGCCCACCTCCTATACGGGGAAGGGGCCTATAGCGGGGTGCTCCGCCAGCAACTTTATGCCCCCCCGGGCCTCGGGGTCTACTACGCCGAGGAGGTGCGGCCCGAGGTGGGGCAGAACCGGCTTTTTGGCCTCCGAGTGGTGGACGAAAGGGGCCGGGTATACAGCGCCCAGGAAGGGGTCTGGGACCGGGAGGGGTGGCAGTTTCGGGGCTACGTGTGGGATGGGGAAGGACCCAAGCCCTTCGCCGGCCTCCTTCCCTTCCCCGTGGAGTTTCGCCCTAAGGAAAGCCTGGGCTCCCGTGACCCCTACGACTCCACTACCCTCTGGGAGCTTTGGCAGAGAAGCCAGGTGGAGCCCTCGGCCCGCTTCGCCTTCCACCGCCGTCTGGCAGACGCCTTGGGGGGCTTCTTCCTGGGCCTGGTGGCCGCCGCCTTGGGCCTCGCCTTCCGGGAGGCCGCCTGGGCTTTCCTTAGCATCGTCCTCCTCATCTTCGGCTACTACGTGCTTTGGACCCTAAGCGCCCAACTGGCCCGCTATGACGTAAATCCCCTGTTCGCCTACCTCCCCAATGGGCTCTATGCCCTTTTGGGGCTCTACCTGGTCTGGAGGTTACGGTGA
- a CDS encoding LptF/LptG family permease, translating to MTTLDRYLLREALGHYLLGLGAIVLLFLAGAVYEVLAPLVAKGADPYTLLLYLLYRTPEALVRGSPVAYLFALLLLLSRMAEDSELKALLALGIRRERVLLPLLALGGVLALLGFALGESLVPRSLAAGQDLLRRQVLERPRTLLTPGASFQDAKGRVVYVGEVSGDRIGKLRILSREEVVLAEEGRFGGGVLRVERGLRITYEGDRPRTVTRFQRGELVLKDLTFEPWQNPANRMTLRELKQEVERLRQAGVKAGLEATTYHRRFAEPTASLIFALFAVGLAFYLLGGSRSLGLVGVAVLTFFYYATWSVGRIMGEQNALNPLLAAWGPNLVYGLLGLLLFLGGRR from the coding sequence GTGACCACCCTGGACCGCTACCTGCTGCGGGAAGCCTTGGGCCACTACCTCCTAGGGCTTGGGGCCATCGTGCTGCTCTTCCTGGCAGGTGCGGTCTACGAGGTCCTGGCTCCCCTGGTGGCCAAGGGGGCGGACCCCTACACCCTTCTCCTCTATCTCCTCTACCGCACCCCCGAGGCCTTGGTGCGGGGAAGCCCGGTGGCCTACCTTTTCGCACTGCTTCTCCTCCTCTCCCGCATGGCCGAGGACTCGGAGCTTAAGGCCCTTCTCGCCCTGGGCATCCGGCGGGAACGGGTACTCCTGCCCCTTTTGGCCCTGGGAGGGGTATTGGCCCTCTTGGGCTTCGCCTTAGGGGAAAGCCTGGTGCCAAGAAGCCTGGCGGCGGGGCAGGACCTCTTGAGGCGGCAGGTGTTGGAACGCCCCCGCACCCTCCTCACCCCCGGGGCCAGCTTCCAGGACGCCAAGGGCCGGGTGGTCTACGTGGGGGAGGTGAGCGGGGATAGAATCGGGAAGCTACGGATTCTTTCCCGGGAGGAGGTGGTCTTGGCGGAGGAGGGAAGGTTCGGAGGAGGGGTTTTACGGGTGGAAAGAGGCCTGAGGATCACCTATGAGGGGGACCGGCCAAGAACCGTAACCCGCTTCCAAAGGGGCGAGCTGGTCCTTAAGGACCTCACCTTTGAGCCCTGGCAGAACCCCGCCAACCGCATGACCCTAAGGGAGCTAAAGCAGGAGGTGGAAAGGCTCAGGCAGGCGGGGGTGAAGGCGGGCCTCGAGGCCACCACCTACCACCGCCGCTTTGCCGAACCCACGGCCAGCCTCATCTTCGCCCTCTTCGCGGTGGGGCTGGCCTTTTACCTCTTGGGCGGGTCCCGGAGCCTGGGGCTTGTGGGGGTGGCGGTCCTCACCTTCTTTTACTACGCCACCTGGAGCGTGGGGCGGATCATGGGGGAGCAAAACGCCCTAAACCCCCTCCTGGCCGCCTGGGGACCCAACCTGGTCTACGGGCTTTTGGGCCTCCTTCTCTTCCTGGGAGGGCGGAGGTGA
- a CDS encoding LPS-assembly protein LptD — MVLLYLWNPAWAQEKVLKVLEAEKLELRQEGDEEVYVLTGSPVRLERDGEAIEAGRVIYFRTRKLLFLSEGVRYRDREGRLLEAEELQLSLSDESFDALEMRIEAKDLFLTGPLCQRMAGVILLERGYASPCVPCGQEVPDYGFRAREIVLYPGDRVVARGVVLLVQEKPVLELPVLLLFLSERQPRFEVGQDEGGLYVKAALPYVAEFGVGYTLLAYYQGRGYGFGFDHFGTGEAKERYFFLHTPPDTFQYRGEYALKRRDFSLSALLERDDTRDRLTRFRLEAFLPGTPSPQDWRYTLRAEGFLDHDPTTPPPRTLQRLPEVEAQSPVLREGPFSVQGGLVLGRYLAETNPLNRSARALGPYAQAGRALLSHSESLFLSPWPGAILRAENRFRGFYYTTQNPDGEYERQIDWATTASLRQTLGGFSLEASYLRSVQEGETPFRFDALPERRSHQATLSLGLQERPLALNLKGGRDLEGGRYLPLEAQASLQDQGYQLTLGHKRGLEGEGPLETRLEGSLTPYPFSLKASLRFDHPKALFDPLLLQGAYALPGGSLNLSHRHGLNGEGPLTTDLSLALREGVSAYTLRALRDWQKDTLSLQGQAILGPESLSLQTTWDPTALAYTLGYRWGSLPGPLLDLALSGRYQEGFRATNLRFGLTQAQPEVSFRLGANLHLPEVEDREIYLKDATFSGGMELWPPVPADEAGEGAIPGLSLSGNLTYLRQPQRPEGYGLALRNFGPTFTFLGREKTKLHLSALLTQNLPGEPLKPRFVLVLDRCCWALRFTLDAAKGSVGLAFLYGGQAAGLLLSQEGVKLGGGR; from the coding sequence ATGGTCCTCCTTTACCTTTGGAATCCCGCCTGGGCCCAGGAAAAGGTGCTGAAGGTCCTGGAAGCGGAGAAGCTGGAGCTTAGGCAGGAAGGAGACGAAGAGGTCTACGTGCTCACGGGCAGTCCCGTGCGCCTGGAACGGGATGGGGAGGCCATTGAGGCGGGAAGGGTGATCTATTTCCGCACCCGAAAGCTCCTTTTCCTCTCGGAAGGGGTCCGCTACCGGGACCGGGAGGGAAGGCTTTTGGAAGCGGAAGAGCTGCAGCTTTCCCTTTCCGACGAAAGCTTTGACGCCCTGGAGATGCGCATAGAGGCCAAGGACCTTTTCCTCACCGGGCCCCTTTGCCAGCGGATGGCGGGGGTCATCCTCCTGGAAAGGGGCTACGCCTCCCCCTGTGTCCCCTGCGGCCAGGAGGTGCCCGACTACGGCTTCCGCGCCCGGGAGATCGTCCTTTACCCGGGGGACCGGGTGGTGGCCCGGGGGGTGGTGCTTTTAGTCCAGGAAAAGCCCGTTTTGGAGCTTCCGGTCCTCCTCCTTTTCCTATCGGAGCGCCAACCCCGGTTTGAGGTGGGCCAGGACGAGGGGGGCTTGTATGTGAAGGCGGCCTTGCCCTATGTGGCAGAGTTTGGCGTGGGCTACACCCTTCTTGCCTACTACCAGGGCCGGGGCTATGGCTTCGGGTTTGACCACTTTGGAACGGGGGAGGCCAAGGAACGCTACTTCTTTCTCCACACCCCCCCGGACACCTTCCAGTACCGGGGGGAGTACGCCCTAAAGCGGCGGGACTTCTCCCTAAGCGCCCTCCTGGAACGGGACGACACCCGGGACAGGCTTACCCGCTTCCGCCTGGAGGCCTTTTTGCCCGGCACCCCTTCCCCCCAGGACTGGCGCTACACCCTTCGGGCTGAGGGCTTCCTGGACCACGACCCCACCACCCCACCCCCCAGAACCCTCCAGCGCCTGCCCGAGGTGGAGGCCCAAAGCCCCGTCCTCCGGGAAGGCCCCTTCAGCGTGCAGGGGGGGCTGGTGCTGGGCCGCTATCTGGCGGAAACCAACCCCCTAAACCGCTCCGCCCGGGCCCTTGGGCCCTATGCCCAAGCAGGAAGGGCCCTCCTTTCCCATAGCGAAAGCCTTTTCCTTTCCCCCTGGCCTGGGGCCATCCTTAGGGCGGAAAACCGCTTCCGGGGCTTCTACTACACCACGCAAAACCCGGACGGGGAGTACGAGCGGCAGATAGACTGGGCCACCACGGCCAGCCTCCGGCAAACCCTGGGGGGCTTCAGCCTAGAGGCCAGCTACCTTCGTAGCGTCCAGGAGGGGGAAACCCCTTTCCGCTTTGACGCCCTACCAGAGCGGCGAAGCCACCAAGCCACCTTGAGCTTGGGCCTCCAGGAAAGGCCCCTGGCCCTAAACCTCAAAGGGGGCCGGGACCTGGAAGGAGGGAGGTACCTGCCCTTAGAGGCCCAGGCCAGCCTTCAGGACCAGGGATACCAGCTGACCCTAGGGCACAAGCGGGGCCTCGAGGGGGAAGGGCCCTTGGAGACCCGCCTCGAGGGGAGCCTCACCCCCTACCCCTTCTCCCTCAAGGCCAGCCTCCGCTTTGACCACCCAAAGGCCCTCTTTGACCCCCTCCTCTTGCAGGGGGCCTACGCCCTCCCCGGGGGAAGCCTGAACCTGAGCCACCGCCATGGCCTTAACGGGGAAGGCCCCCTCACCACCGATCTCAGCCTCGCCCTAAGGGAGGGGGTCAGCGCCTACACCCTAAGGGCCTTAAGGGACTGGCAGAAGGATACCCTAAGCCTCCAAGGGCAGGCCATCTTGGGCCCCGAAAGCCTCTCCCTGCAAACCACGTGGGACCCCACCGCCTTGGCCTACACCCTGGGCTACCGCTGGGGAAGCCTCCCTGGGCCCCTTTTGGACCTGGCCCTTTCCGGCCGGTACCAGGAGGGCTTTAGGGCCACGAACCTGCGCTTTGGCCTCACCCAGGCCCAGCCGGAGGTATCCTTCCGCCTAGGCGCCAACCTCCACCTCCCCGAGGTGGAGGACCGGGAGATCTACCTCAAGGATGCCACCTTTAGCGGGGGGATGGAGCTTTGGCCACCGGTGCCGGCGGATGAAGCGGGGGAAGGGGCCATCCCCGGGCTTTCCCTCTCGGGAAACCTCACCTACCTGCGCCAGCCGCAAAGGCCCGAGGGCTATGGCCTCGCCTTGCGCAACTTCGGGCCCACCTTCACCTTCCTAGGCCGGGAGAAGACCAAGCTCCACCTCTCCGCCCTCCTCACGCAAAACCTGCCCGGGGAGCCCTTAAAGCCCCGGTTTGTCCTGGTGCTGGACCGGTGTTGCTGGGCCCTACGCTTCACCCTGGATGCCGCCAAGGGCAGCGTGGGCCTGGCCTTCCTCTACGGAGGGCAGGCGGCGGGGCTTCTCCTTTCCCAGGAGGGCGTAAAGCTGGGAGGTGGCCGGTGA
- a CDS encoding SDR family NAD(P)-dependent oxidoreductase, whose protein sequence is MLQGKAFLVTGAGGALARAVIPALYRAGARLFLSDPREERMAERARTYGAQTFVADLTRLEEAEALARFVEGQAPLFGVVHTVGGFAAGRFLDSDPGLYDWLLDLNLRTTFNLLRATLPYMEARREGFFAAVAAGTAWTGVGPHRALYTMAKTALASLLRSLQGEVEGVRFLLLYPMGTLDTEANRKAMPEADPSRWIAPELLAEALVLAATARGGRLLELPIYPPI, encoded by the coding sequence ATGCTCCAAGGTAAAGCTTTCCTGGTGACGGGGGCTGGGGGGGCCTTGGCCCGGGCGGTGATCCCCGCGCTTTATAGGGCTGGGGCTCGGCTTTTCCTCTCCGACCCTCGGGAGGAGCGGATGGCGGAACGGGCCAGGACCTATGGGGCCCAAACCTTTGTGGCCGACCTCACCCGGCTAGAGGAGGCCGAGGCCCTGGCCCGCTTTGTGGAAGGGCAAGCCCCCCTTTTCGGGGTGGTCCACACCGTGGGCGGGTTCGCCGCCGGGCGCTTCCTGGACTCCGACCCTGGGCTATACGATTGGCTTTTGGACCTGAACCTGCGCACCACCTTTAACCTCCTAAGGGCCACCCTGCCCTACATGGAAGCCCGCCGGGAAGGGTTTTTCGCCGCCGTTGCCGCCGGAACCGCCTGGACGGGGGTAGGGCCCCACCGGGCCCTTTACACCATGGCCAAGACCGCCCTGGCCAGCCTCCTCCGCTCCTTGCAAGGGGAGGTGGAAGGGGTGCGCTTCCTCCTCCTCTACCCCATGGGCACCCTGGACACCGAGGCCAACCGAAAGGCCATGCCCGAGGCCGACCCTAGCCGTTGGATCGCCCCCGAGCTTCTGGCCGAGGCCCTCGTCCTGGCCGCCACCGCTAGGGGCGGAAGGCTTTTGGAACTGCCCATCTACCCCCCCATCTAG
- a CDS encoding VanZ family protein: protein MGLLWWFSDQPATGMGLPHPWDKGAHFLAYGLLGFLLGVALGDSRSAFFLAAMYGVVDEWHQSHVPGREAFGLDLLADVLGAYLGARWGGRWAVPKAFRP, encoded by the coding sequence ATGGGCCTACTGTGGTGGTTTTCCGACCAGCCTGCTACCGGGATGGGCTTGCCGCACCCTTGGGATAAGGGGGCCCATTTCCTGGCCTATGGGCTTTTAGGTTTTCTCCTGGGGGTAGCCCTTGGGGATTCCCGCTCCGCTTTTTTCCTGGCGGCTATGTACGGGGTGGTGGACGAGTGGCACCAAAGCCATGTCCCTGGCCGGGAGGCCTTTGGCCTGGACCTTTTGGCGGACGTCCTGGGGGCGTACCTGGGGGCTAGATGGGGGGGTAGATGGGCAGTTCCAAAAGCCTTCCGCCCCTAG
- the mce gene encoding methylmalonyl-CoA epimerase, translated as MRLHHVGIAVEDLEEAKARYGLLGFGVVAEGEVASQGVQVAMLKGQGEALVELLAPMGPETPVGRFLAKRGPGLHHLAFATPRMEEELARLKAQGARLLDQVPRPGFGGHRVAFLHPSFGLGVLWELVEEEGA; from the coding sequence ATGCGGCTACACCACGTGGGCATTGCCGTGGAGGACTTAGAGGAGGCCAAGGCCCGCTATGGGCTTTTGGGCTTTGGCGTGGTGGCGGAAGGGGAGGTGGCCTCCCAGGGGGTCCAGGTGGCGATGCTGAAGGGCCAAGGGGAGGCCCTTGTGGAGCTTTTGGCCCCCATGGGGCCCGAAACCCCGGTGGGGCGCTTTTTGGCCAAGCGGGGCCCAGGGCTCCACCACCTGGCCTTCGCTACTCCCCGGATGGAGGAGGAACTCGCCCGGCTGAAGGCGCAAGGGGCCAGGCTCCTAGACCAGGTGCCCCGGCCTGGCTTCGGGGGCCACCGGGTGGCCTTTCTCCACCCTAGCTTTGGCCTAGGGGTGCTTTGGGAGCTGGTGGAGGAAGAGGGTGCCTAG
- a CDS encoding 4Fe-4S dicluster domain-containing protein — MGLLDNLLNAFLKATDPRPRYAETRCLLYKNSVGGCDRCYQVCPKGAVQLESFRVELDEVLCTGCGLCTGVCPGVALEYPLGGIQEALIRGKGQIRCSKAEGKGEEVVCLGRLTPGLLAEAGSRFGQLILARGDCATCRIGGPLVPQHLERMAEEARRYHPVEVEVRQGELPGEKVGRRELFQALLGSAKRTAADLVPEPPLAAEPGEKGLPAELRLRLLAAKRASTVRWPKIAVEEGCTLCPVCTNVCPTEAVYRVREGEEYVLRLKVEACTGCGACVESCPPQVIRLEEASKEEVFGELELYRGKPPWYDL; from the coding sequence ATGGGCCTTTTGGATAACCTCTTAAATGCCTTCCTGAAGGCCACCGATCCCAGGCCCCGGTATGCTGAAACCCGCTGCCTCCTCTACAAGAACAGCGTGGGGGGGTGTGACCGCTGTTACCAGGTCTGCCCTAAAGGCGCGGTGCAGCTGGAAAGCTTCCGGGTGGAGCTGGACGAGGTGCTCTGCACGGGATGTGGCCTCTGCACGGGGGTCTGCCCGGGGGTGGCCCTGGAGTATCCCTTAGGGGGTATCCAGGAAGCCCTGATCCGGGGCAAGGGGCAGATCCGTTGCTCCAAGGCCGAGGGCAAGGGGGAGGAGGTGGTGTGCCTGGGCCGCCTGACCCCGGGGCTTTTGGCCGAGGCGGGAAGCCGCTTTGGCCAGCTTATCCTCGCCAGGGGAGACTGCGCCACCTGCAGGATTGGGGGCCCCTTGGTGCCCCAACACCTGGAGAGGATGGCCGAGGAGGCCCGGCGCTACCACCCCGTGGAGGTGGAGGTCCGCCAAGGGGAGCTTCCCGGGGAGAAGGTGGGCCGGAGGGAGCTCTTCCAGGCCCTTTTGGGAAGCGCCAAGCGCACCGCCGCCGATCTGGTGCCCGAGCCTCCCCTGGCCGCGGAACCTGGGGAAAAGGGCCTGCCGGCGGAGCTTCGCCTGCGCCTCCTTGCGGCCAAGCGGGCTTCTACCGTGCGCTGGCCCAAGATAGCCGTGGAGGAAGGATGTACCCTCTGCCCGGTCTGCACCAACGTCTGCCCCACGGAGGCGGTCTATAGGGTGCGGGAGGGGGAGGAGTACGTGCTCAGGCTCAAGGTGGAGGCCTGCACGGGGTGTGGGGCCTGCGTGGAAAGCTGCCCGCCCCAGGTGATCCGCCTCGAGGAGGCCAGCAAGGAAGAGGTCTTCGGGGAGCTGGAGCTTTACCGGGGTAAGCCCCCTTGGTACGACCTGTAG
- a CDS encoding bifunctional 3-deoxy-7-phosphoheptulonate synthase/chorismate mutase has protein sequence MDERILALRKEVDRVNREILRLLSERGRLVQEIGRIQTELGLPHYDPKREEEMLAYLTAENPGPFPAETIRKLFKEIFKASLDLEEQEDQKKFLYSRQHKPEPTRVRVGPVVFGEKPLLIAGPCSIESEEQMMETARFLAGKGVRVLRGGAFKPRTSPYGFQGLGVEGLRLGRKAAEAFGLVFVTEVMDTRDVEVVAEYADILQVGARNMQNFALLKEVGRSRKPVLLKRGLAATMEEWLYAAEYILSQGNEQVILVERGIRTFERWTRNTLDLSAVALAKRETHLPVVVDVTHAAGRTDLLAPLARAALAVGADGVHVEVHPNPKVALSDNQQQMDFRQFEAFLEAIQDLLGA, from the coding sequence ATGGACGAGCGCATCCTGGCCCTGCGCAAAGAGGTGGACCGGGTGAACCGGGAAATCCTGCGCCTCCTTTCTGAAAGGGGGAGGTTGGTGCAGGAGATCGGCCGCATCCAGACCGAGCTGGGCCTACCCCACTACGACCCCAAGCGGGAAGAGGAGATGCTGGCCTACCTCACCGCGGAAAACCCTGGCCCCTTCCCCGCGGAGACCATCCGGAAGCTATTTAAGGAGATCTTCAAGGCCAGCCTGGACCTCGAGGAGCAGGAGGATCAGAAGAAGTTCCTCTACTCCCGCCAGCACAAGCCCGAGCCCACCCGGGTGCGGGTGGGCCCCGTGGTCTTTGGGGAGAAGCCCCTCCTCATCGCCGGCCCCTGCTCCATTGAGTCCGAGGAGCAGATGATGGAAACGGCCCGCTTTCTCGCCGGCAAGGGGGTCAGGGTCCTGAGGGGTGGGGCCTTCAAGCCCCGGACCAGCCCCTACGGCTTCCAGGGCCTGGGGGTGGAGGGGCTAAGGCTGGGGCGGAAGGCGGCGGAGGCCTTTGGCCTGGTCTTCGTCACCGAGGTCATGGATACCCGGGATGTGGAGGTGGTGGCGGAATACGCCGACATCCTGCAGGTGGGGGCCCGTAACATGCAAAACTTCGCCCTCCTTAAGGAGGTGGGCCGCTCGCGCAAGCCCGTTCTCCTCAAGCGCGGGCTTGCCGCCACCATGGAGGAATGGCTCTATGCCGCCGAGTACATCCTTAGCCAGGGAAACGAGCAGGTCATCCTGGTGGAAAGGGGGATCCGCACCTTTGAGCGCTGGACCAGGAACACCTTAGACCTTTCCGCGGTGGCCTTGGCCAAGCGGGAAACCCACCTGCCCGTGGTGGTGGACGTGACCCACGCCGCCGGCCGTACGGACCTCCTGGCCCCCCTGGCCCGGGCGGCCTTGGCGGTGGGGGCGGATGGGGTGCACGTGGAGGTCCACCCCAACCCCAAGGTGGCCCTTTCCGACAACCAGCAGCAGATGGACTTCCGGCAGTTTGAGGCGTTCCTGGAGGCCATTCAGGACCTGTTGGGGGCGTAG
- the tatC gene encoding twin-arginine translocase subunit TatC, translating to MKEAPLVEHLEELRTRILWSLLAWAVGTGVAWTFRVQLLEWLKRPLDLAAKTNNIQVNLIVLDITEPFLVSLKVAAFGGLVLALPFIVYQVWAFIAPGLYEHEKRLAVPFLLGAGFSFALGALFAYYGFLPFAIPFLLGFLGDVITPQISIGRYMGQVLMMMTVMGLVFEMPVVSYLLARLGILSSAFLARNWRIAVVLLLTLAAVITPTVDVVSLAIVTGPLLVLYWISVLVARVAERARPKEETA from the coding sequence TTGAAGGAAGCCCCCCTGGTAGAACACTTAGAGGAACTTAGGACCCGGATCCTCTGGTCGTTATTGGCCTGGGCGGTGGGTACGGGAGTGGCTTGGACCTTTAGGGTCCAGCTTTTGGAGTGGCTGAAGCGGCCTTTGGACCTGGCGGCCAAGACCAACAACATCCAGGTCAACCTCATCGTCTTGGACATCACAGAGCCCTTTTTGGTCTCCTTGAAGGTGGCGGCCTTTGGGGGGCTCGTTCTGGCCCTGCCCTTTATCGTCTACCAGGTCTGGGCCTTTATCGCCCCCGGCCTTTACGAGCACGAAAAGCGCTTGGCGGTCCCCTTCTTGTTGGGGGCGGGGTTCAGCTTCGCCTTGGGGGCCCTTTTCGCTTACTATGGGTTCTTACCTTTTGCCATCCCCTTCCTCTTGGGCTTTTTGGGGGATGTCATCACCCCCCAGATCTCCATCGGCCGCTACATGGGCCAGGTGCTCATGATGATGACCGTCATGGGCCTGGTGTTTGAGATGCCGGTGGTGAGCTACCTCCTGGCCCGGCTGGGCATCCTTTCCTCCGCCTTTTTGGCCCGCAACTGGCGGATCGCCGTGGTCCTCCTCCTCACCTTGGCTGCGGTCATCACCCCCACGGTGGACGTGGTCTCCTTGGCCATCGTCACTGGCCCCCTTTTGGTCCTTTACTGGATCTCCGTGCTGGTGGCCCGGGTAGCGGAGCGGGCGAGGCCCAAGGAGGAAACCGCTTGA
- a CDS encoding twin-arginine translocase TatA/TatE family subunit yields MNLGMQEILVILVVALLIFGPKKLPELGRSLGQSIREFKRGAQEIREELEKSVDVRDDKGPEGARLAREELKPKPVSEASSKAPEVTQPQEERKA; encoded by the coding sequence ATGAACCTGGGCATGCAGGAAATCCTGGTGATCCTGGTGGTGGCCCTTCTTATCTTTGGGCCTAAGAAGCTTCCTGAGCTGGGCCGCTCTTTGGGCCAAAGCATCCGCGAGTTCAAGCGGGGGGCCCAGGAGATCCGCGAGGAGCTGGAAAAGTCCGTGGACGTGCGGGACGACAAGGGCCCCGAAGGGGCTAGGTTGGCTAGGGAGGAGCTGAAGCCCAAGCCCGTTTCTGAGGCTTCCAGCAAGGCCCCGGAGGTTACCCAACCCCAAGAGGAGCGTAAGGCTTGA